A region of the Pricia mediterranea genome:
GGTCAGCGAAAGTTGTCTTCTGTGCAGATTCTTGATCCGCAGGTTCTGTTCCTCTGTTAAATGCTCGTAATTTTCATAGCGATAATTGCCAAGGGCGTTGGTCATCCTGAGGAGGTTGTCCGCAAGTTCTTTTACCTGATGTGAGGTCAAGCTTTTCATTCTTTGGTTTTAAATGAAGAAATCTTACCATGTAGTTTTCGGCCATGCCTCCCCAAGGTTTTTCGAACCTCATCATCGGTCATGTTCCCGATATTGCTGTATAAAATGGTATGTCCTTCCACCATCTCCCTCAATACCTCGGCGTAAGTGCTTAACGTCTCTTGTTGGGCCTCTATTTCCGACGTACGCCGGAAATAATCTTCCGCAAATTTGATGCGTTCGTAATCGGACAATTGCTTGTCCATTATAAAATCGAAATAGAAATCCTTGAGCTCACTTTTCTGCACCTCCAATTTTCCGTTCAGGCTTCCGGTGAGGTTGAGTTCGAGAAAGTGGAGTAATTTTAGAAGGGGACCGTGGGCCTGGGTGACGTATTGTTTTAATTTTTTTCTTCGAAAGGCGTCGGTAGTGGCTCGAAGCAGAAGGGTGGAGATGTCGGAATATGCCTTTACGTCGGCCTCGTCCATTTCCAGCGGACCGAAATTGCCGGTCGCCAAGGTTTGGGTAAAATCATCGGCCTGGTACTTGGTGAGCTCGTTTTGGCTCAGGTCCGACAACCCGTAAAAATAGTCTTTTGTGGTAGTATAGATCAAACGTGTAATGCTATCGGCCCTCCGATCGGGACCGCATTCGCATTCGATATCGTGAATTTTGAACTGGCGAATGTGTTCTTGTTCACAATTTTGGTAACAAATTTCCGTAAAAGACGAGGCCAGCGAGTCATACTGTTCGATACCCTCGACCGAACTCTGGGCGAACTTATTGACATGTTTTAGGTTTACACAGCTATTTAACGATAAAATACCTGCTAAAACTAGTATGCTGTTTTTAAAGGATGGCGGCATCTTTCCGAGCTTTCTTATTACAAGTTAATAAGAATACTGGATTTTTCTTATGTTTCGGTAGGAAAAGATACAAGAAGTTCATTTTTGTAGGTTTCCGTTGGATGCTTTATTCCAGAAAATGGACGGCCATCCGCCTTTGGAACGAGGGACTAAAAGGTCCTACGTCGGGTTTAGGTCGTGAAGCGACTGATCATAACAATAAAACCTCCCGAAATGATGGGAGGCTTGATAGCTTGTGCGAATGCCGAATTTCAAATATTCGGGTTCGGAAATACGGCTTAGGCCGTAGGGTCCGGGGTCATCCTCAAGTAAGGCTTCACTTCTTTCACGCCCTTGTCGAACATGTCGACCGCGTCTTTCGTGGATATAGCGGGACTGACCACTACATCTTCCCCGTTTTTCCAATTAGCCGGGGTAGCTACCTTATGATTGGCAGTAAGCTGCAACGAATCGACGACGCGAAGCAGTTCGTAAAAGTTCCGGCCTGTGGATGCCGGATAGGTTAAGGTCAACTTTACCGTTTTATCGGGCGCGATGATAAATACCGAACGTACCGTCAGGGTATCGTCGGCATTCGGATGGATCATGTCGTATAGATCGGACACCTTTCGATCCGTATCCGCAATGATCGGAAAATTGACCGTGGTATCGTTGACTTCGTTGATATCCTTTATCCATTCCTTATGGGAGTCGACATCATCGACACTGAGTGCCAGCATTTTTACGTCGCGCTTGGCAAATTCCTCCTTGAACTTTGCCGTGACGCCTAATTCGGTAGTACAGACCGGTGTAAAATCCGCCGGATGCGAAAACAGGATGCCCCAGCTATCGCCAAGGTAATCGTAAAGGTTTATTTCGCCCATCGAGCTGTCCGCCGTAAAATCGGGGGCTTTATCGCCTAATCGTAGTGTTGCCATTTTTGGTGTGTTTTTGTATTAAAATTAAATGCCTATAAAACTAGTAGATTAAAGAGCAATCCCCATACGCTTATGGTTAAAAGTGTATTAAAGTTTTTGAACAGAAATGGGGCGACATTGCACGTTCTTAATCCTTCCATTTTATATTGCAGCCGATACTGGGTTTTTGATCGGGGTCGATCGTTTTCCCCTTGAGGAGCGCATCCAAGGCATTCCGCAAGTCGTTTCCGGTAAGCGGGATGCCGTTTTCGGGACGGGAATCGTCCAATTGACCGCGGTACACCAATTCCAAATCGCTATCGAACAAATAGAAATCCGGGGTGCAGGCTGCATCAAAGGCTTTTGCCGTTCCTTGCGTCTCGTCGTAGAGATAGGGAAAAGGGTATCCCTCTTGTTTTGCGGTTTCTTTCATCAAATGAGGGGCGTCTTGCGGATAATTTTCTACGTCATTACTGGAAATAGCTGCAAAAGCGATACCCCGATCCTGATAGTTCTCGGCCACCTTAACGATTTCGGGATTGACGTGCTTTACAAAGGGACAGTGGTTACAGATGAACATGATTACCGTGCCCTTGTCACCTTTGAGGGCGTGTAGGTTTACGGTCTTGTCCATTACGGTATCGGTAAGACTGAATTCGGGGGCCTTGGTTCCGAGGGGAAGCATCGTACTGGGTGTTCTTGCCATGGGAGAATGTAAATTAGTAATTATTGATTCTTGATGATGTGTTTTACTTTAAAAAGTAAATTTATCTTTAGGCGCTATTTCTTTTAGCTCGCGTGTTCGATTCCGATTCGAGTCCGTAATATAACATTAATTTTAATCTAACGAAATGACCGATATCATAGCTTGGAGCGATTTTGCCAAAGTCGATATACGGATCGGGACCGTCGTAGCGATCGATGATTTTCCCGAAGCCCGTAGACCCGCGTACCGATTACGCGTCGATTTCGGGGATGAAATCGGGATTAAAAAATCATCCGCCCAGCTTACCGGTCGCTATAGAAAAGAGGAGCTCTTGCACAGGCAGGTGGTGGCGGTGGTCAACTTTCCCAAAAAACAGATTGCGAACTTTATGAGCGAATGTCTTATTTTGGGCGCAGTAGAGGGGGACGATGTAGTGCTCTTACGGCCCGAGGCCCCAGTGGCCAACGGACTCAAAATTTCCTGAACCGGCCGCAATGAAATGTCGTAAATTAAAGCCTGGGTACTATCGATTCCGTACAAATAACCCCGAAACGAATTATTGATCCCGTTCAAAGCATCCGGTCGGGCACCTCCATGGTAATCTGAGGTTCAGGGTGTTGCCGGGAACTACGCTGTCTGAAACAGGTTTATTTCAGAAGGTTTTTGTCCGATTTGGCGTATGCCAATTAAAATTTAATGGCGGTGGTGCCCTATCACATCATATTTCCAAAAAATATGGCATTCATCAGCAATTTGTTGGTGCCGTACCAAAAGGCCCTGAAGTTGGTATTGTCCGTGAACACGATGACCCGGCCCTTGCCCATACGCTGGACTTGGAAGGGTACACTTTTCTTGAGCATCTCGAGATTTTCCTCAGAAATATAACCGCTCATCAGGGGGTTCTCGGTATACTGGATCGGATTGTTGTAACTGTCTTTATCAGGCTCGATGTAGATGTTCGTATTTCTGAACAGGGGCAGTTTGTCGTTTTTATAACCGTAGTTTATTGGATGCGAAAGATCGAGATCGGCCTCAAATATAGCACCGCCGGTTACTTGCGCCCCTTTAAAATCCCTTTTCTCACCGTAAGATATGTCCGTGGCTACGAGGGTGTCCTTTTTGAATTTGAGTTCCATCAATCCATTCTTTTCGAAAGATTCCGCCATGTCGCGATAGCCGATTAACGTACCGCCTTCCCTGACCCATTTTTTGAGTTTTTCAGCCTGCTTTTTTGAAAGTCCCCCGCTACCCATACTAGGGACAATGAAGTCGGTGTATTGGCTCAAATCCACGGAATCAAAATACTCCGTGTCGATTTTGGTGATGTTCATGTCATAACGGGTGTCGAACAAATGCCAGATTTCCCCGGCATCGTAGGAGCGAACGTCCGAACCTACCAAAAGGGCTACCTTTTGCTTTTTTATGATGTTGAAGTCGTTGCTGCCCAAATCGATACCTTGGGTCAATCCAGTGCTTACGGGGGTAATCTGGATGTTACTTTCTTGGGCGACCTCCTTCAGAAATTGGTAAAGCTCGTCCGGATCCATTTCCTGTCCCTGAACGGGAACCATAATCGTACCGTAACCATAATCCTTATCCTCCAAATTGAAAGGCGATTTTGCGACCTTGGCCCGAATTCCTTTTTTGGTGATTTCGTTCAGGGCTTTCGGACTGTAATATTCGTTCCATTCGAACAGGTAGGCATAGTTGCTCCGGGCATCGAGACCTCCCGTTAAGGGGGCGAGCCCGGTAACGGATTCATCGGCGGCGCTTAGGGACCGGGCTTCGGTATAATCAAGATTAAAGGCCAAGGGTAGGGTCCATGCGGAAACGTCGTAGAAAATGCTGTCGGTAAAGCTGGTGCGTTTTTCGAACATCGCCTTGATCAGCCGGTAGTTTTTTTGATTTTTCGGAATGACGTAGCCGTAGCCCTTTTTATAGTCCTTCCCATCGAGCCGTACATCGTCCGAAAGTGGGTGGAACTTAATATGTTGGCGTCGCAGCATGTCCGCAAAATGCCAAGCTTTGGCTGCATCTTTGCTGTCCCCGAAGACCAGGGCCTTATTTCTACCGATGGCCGATTCAATGCTTGATTCCGTATAAAATTCGCGCTGATAGTCGAGCATCTTTTCCCGCATGGCCTGTGCCGCTTTTACGGTAGAAAGTGCAGTAACGAATTGATTGCGAATGGTAAAGGGAAAGCTCAGGATGCCGTTCTCGCTTTCCTGCAAATGACCTCGTGAACTGCCCTGTTCGAACAGAATTCCGACCCCGCCATTGATATCCGGAAAGGTGGAACCTTTTCCATAATAAAAGTCGTCGTAGTTTTCCTCGGAATAGTAGAGTGAACCGATATTGTCAAGGGCAGCGGCATGATAAGTGCCGATTTCGGCGGTGAGTTCCTGGTTCATATCCGGGGTCAGAGGATGTACCCTTGATGGTACTCCCGGCTGAAAAAAGAAGGTAGAATTGGTACCCATTTCGTGGTGGTCGGTCAAGACGTTGGGCATCCATTTGTGGAAGGATGCGATTCGGGCGCGACTTTCCGGAAGTTGTACGGGCAGCCAGTCCCGGTTCATGTCGAACCAATAATGATTGGTACGGCCTCGTGGCCAGACCTCGTGAAATTCCCTGTCGTTGCTGTCGGGGTTCAGGTTGATGCTCTTATTGGAATTCGCCCAATACGCAAAGCGCTGCAGCCCATCGGGATTAAAGGAGGGGTCCAGTAAAATCACCGTATCGTCCAAAAGTGTTTCGATGTCAGGTCTTTGGGCGGCGGCCAGGTAATAGGCATAGGCCAACGCGGCATTCGAGCCGCTGGGTTCGTTGCCGTGAATGGAAAACCCTTGATAGACCACTACCGGCATCGTGTCGAGATTCAGGTCAGCGCTCCCCTTTTCCGTTAGCGCCACGTGATCTTTCCTGATTTTATCGATATTTCCGAGATTTTCGGGCGATGTTATGGTCAGCAATAGAAGCGGTCGCCCCTCAAAGGTCTCCCCACGGTTCTCGATATTGATGCGGTCGCTGGCATCGGCGAGGGTCTGCATATAGAACATCAGTTTGTCGTGGGTGATATGCCATTCGCCTACTTCATGTCCGATTATCTCCTTGGGGGTCGGAATGTCTTGATTATAGCTGACCTCTTGTGGAAGATAGTAATCAAGGTCAAGACTGTCTTGGGCGAAACCGATCTGGACAAACAAAAAGGCGGTTGCGAAGAGTGAGATTTTCATATAAGGATGGTTTATGCAAAAGGGAATCGACCCGTGAAAGGTCGATAATTAACCCCCTAAAGCTACGCGAACCGATTTAAGGTGCGTCATTTAGATATCGTCAAAGCTTACATCGGTAAAACTATCGGTGGATTTGGCTTGGACGCTTTCACTCTCTTCCTCTTTCTTAAAGTTTTTTTGGTGTCTTTCGGAAATAACTTCGGTACCTTTTTCTTCAATGATAAAATCCATCATTTCCTCTGCATTCTTCCGGAAATCCTCAAAATCCTCCTTGTAGAGGTATATCTTGTGTTTTTTGTAGTGAAAAGACCCATCGTCATGGGTGAATTTTTTGCTTTCGGTAATCGTGAGATAATAATCCCCGGCTTTGGTGCTGCGTACATCGAAAAAATAGGTTCTTCTGCCTGCCCGCATTACTTTGGAGTGAATTTCCTCCTGATCGTTTGAATTTTTCCCTTCCATCTTTCTACGTGTTGGTTATACCTCTGCAGCCTAGCAAGTGCCCAAAAATTGGGGGTTCAAAGGTTACAAAAGTAGGTTTGTCCAAAAGTGAAAAAAAAAAGTCAATACAGCAACAATTTTTAAGATTTCTTTAAATGTTGTCCGTCAAGACCGGTTCGCATGTATTGTTCGACATCGGGAAGCATTCGCCAAGAAACGGTCAGAAAAGGCTTTTCTGCAATCGGTCATGCAGAAGTATGCCCTATAAGTGATCAAGAGGCATTTTCCCCTCACGGACTACCCACATATTGGCTTAAGATTCATTTTCAGACAACTGCGTAACATAGAGCTCTTTATAATAACCTTCCTTAGTGTTGAGCTGCTCGTGGGTGCCCTGCTGTAAGAGTTCCCCTTCTTTGAGCACGAGCACCCTATCGGCGTTCTTGGCCGATGAGACCCGATGGCTCACGATTAAGGTGGTCTTATCGTTCGAGGCCTTTTTAAGATTGCCCAATATTTCTTCTTCGGTTTCCGTGTCCACCGCCGAAAGACAATCGTCGAAAAGATATATCTGTGGGTCTTTTAGAAGGGCGCGTGCAATGGATACCCGCTGTTTCTGGCCTCCACTGAGGGTGATGCCCCTTTCCCCGAGGACGGTGTCGTATCCCTTTGAAAATCCGATGATGTTCTGATGCACCACCGCTTCCTTGGCGGCTTGAACGACTTCTTCGTCCGTAGCGTTTTCCTTGCCGAACTTGATGTTGTTCTTGATGGAGTCCGAAAACAAAAAGGCCTCTTGGGGTACCGCCCCGACCGCCCGGCGTAAACTTTCGATGTTCAATTCTCGGATGGGGATGTCATCGATCAATATCTCTCCCGATGATACATCGTAGAGTCGTGCCACGAGGTCAAGAATGGTGGACTTGCCAGAACCCGTCTTGCCAAGGATGGCCACCGTTTCTCCTGCGTTGATGGTGAAGGAAATGTTCCTTAGGGCCGTGATTTCTGTATCGCTATAGGTAAAGGTCACGTTCCGGAATTCGATTTTTCCTTGGACGGGAGTGGCTTCGTGCACGGTATTGATGATATCAGGGGATTGCCGTAAAAATTCGTTGATTCGTTTTTGCGAAGCCTCCGCCCGTTGCACGATCGAAGTCAGCCATCCCAGCATGGCCACCGGCCAAGTAAGCATATTAACGTATAAAATGAATTCCGCAATGACCCCGACCGAGTCGATTTCGCCGTCAATGAACTGTTTCCCTCCGATGTAGATGACAAAAAGGTTGCTGATACCGATCAACAGCAACATCAACGGAAAGAACCAGGCGTTAACCTTTGCCAGGTCCATACTCTTATCCTTGCCTTCAATGGCGAGTTCGCTTACTTCCGAATTGATCTGGGGTTCCAGGGCATAGGCCTTAATGACCGATACCCCCGAAAATACCTCTTGGGTATAGGTGGAGAGAGTCGAAAGAAATTGCTGTACAACGGTACTGCGTTTGTGGATGATCTTGCTGATCCGATAGATCAAGACGGACAAGATCGGCAGGGGAATCAGTACATAGGCCGCGAGGGTCGGTGCGGTAAAGAACATGATCGGAATGATACAGGCAAAAAGGGTAATCGTGTTGATGCCGTACATCAAGGCGGGTCCAGCATAGAGACGCACTTGGTTTACATCCTCGCTGATGCGGTTCATCAAATCGCCGGTGCGGTTTTTTTTATAAAAATCGAGACTTAGCAGTTGATAGTGATCGAATACCTCGTTCTTCAGGTCCTTCTCGATATAGCGCGATACGTTGATAATGGTCTGCCGCATCAAAAAGGTGAAAAATCCCGATAACAGTGCGGCGCCCACGATAATGAGAATAAATTTTAAAAGTAGCGCCTTGGCCTCCGATTCGGCCAGTTCCGCATCCAAAAATTGCTCGACTACGGTGATGGACTTGTTGACGTACGAAGGCATGACCAACTGCAACATTCTTGCTATAATAGTGATGAATACACCTACCAGCAATTTCTTCCAGTATTTTTTAAAGTATTTGTTGAGGTGTTGGAGTTCTTTCATGCAGCGAGCGGAAATTCAATTTGGCAAAGATAACCAAGATGCAAGAACTTCAGGGAAACAAATTCAACAAAAGAAATGTCGGTCCTATAATCGTTACCGGCGGCCGTCCATCGGGCATCCAATTTTTTTTTGGGCTTGTACCGGATTTTGCACTTGAACTTCCTCTTGCTTTCCCTATTTTTGCCGCTCGAAGACGGATTTGAATTATTTAAAGGTTCTTTACATCTATGTTGACACGAAGGCACATCAGGATCAAAGTCATGCAATGTATTTATGCCCTGACCCAATCAAAGGACGAGTCTTTGCAAAAGCAGGAGAAATTTCTGCGGTATAGCATTGAAAGTATGTACAGCTTGTACCTTCTCATGCTAAGCCTAATGATCGAAATGCAACAGCGGGCCGAAAAACACTTGAAGTTGTCCTCGAAAAAGTATCTGGCGACTGCCTCCGATACCTATCCCGACCAAGAAAAGTTCGTGAACAACAGGCTCTTGCTCCAGTTGGTGAACAACGAGGGGCTAAAGGCGGAACTTAAAAAACGCAAGTTGACCAATTGGTCGGAGAACGATGAGTACGTGAGGATCCTGTTCAACGAAATGGTCGAACATCAGCTGTACGCGGACTACATGACCTCCGGAAAAAGTTCGTATGAAGAGGATAAAAATTTTATTATTGCCCTTTATAGGGATATCATTGCGCCGAACGAGAAAATCTACGATTATTTTGAGGACGATAAGTTGACTTGGGTGGACGACATCCCCATAGTGAATACCTTTATTTTAAAATTATTCAGGAAAGCAAAGGAAAACCGTCCGCCATCCTTTTTTCTTCCCAGGTTGCTCAAGGATGATGCGGATATGGACTTCGCCCAGAAATTGCTGACCAAGACCTTGCTGAACGATGCCAAGTGGACGAAGGAAATCGAGGGGAAAACGCCGAATTGGGACAAGGACCGGATTGCGGATATGGATTCCATCCTATTAAAAATGGCGATATGCGAGCTGCTCAACTTTCCTACTATCCCAGAAAAAGTGACCATCAACGAATTTTTGGAAATCGCCAAGGAATACTCCACCCCGAAAAGCAGTATTTTCATTAACGGGATACTGGACAGCCTGGTCAGGGAGTACAAAACAGAGGGTAAATTGAATAAAATCGGGAGGGGATTGATCTAAGGTGGACACTAAATTGAAAATTCGTTCGTTAAGGGGATGTAGGTTCATTTTCATCGACGAACTACCACTTTATAAATTTTCATTAATTTTGCAAACTAATTAAACAGTACAGACCATGAAAAAAACAATTTTATTTCTAAGCGCTATTTCGATGATGGCCTTTACTTCGTGTAAGGACAATGCCTCGAACAAGGTGAATTCGGACAACGTAGCACAAGCGTCCGCGCGTGATGAGGCGGGCAAGCAGGTGCCCGTAATGCAGTTCGAAAAGGTGGAGCACGATTTTGGAACGATCGAACAGGGAGCGGCCCAAGAGACCATATTCAAGTTTACCAACACCGGTAACGCGCCCTTGATCATTACCAACGCATCCAGTTCTTGTGGCTGTACGGTGCCCAACCCACCTAAAGATCCCATCGCGCCCGGGGAGACTGGCGAACTGCTGGTCAAATTCAACGGATCCGGACAGAACCAGGTAAGTAAAACCATCACGGTCAATGCCAATACGGAAAGCGGTACCGAGATGTTGCGCATCAAGGCCTTCGTAAACCCGAAGAACGCCGGCCCGACTTCATAAGCGCAAAGCGACCCGGCTGACCATCGTAGGTCAGTATGGATAGATGTAAAAATTAT
Encoded here:
- a CDS encoding peroxiredoxin, whose translation is MATLRLGDKAPDFTADSSMGEINLYDYLGDSWGILFSHPADFTPVCTTELGVTAKFKEEFAKRDVKMLALSVDDVDSHKEWIKDINEVNDTTVNFPIIADTDRKVSDLYDMIHPNADDTLTVRSVFIIAPDKTVKLTLTYPASTGRNFYELLRVVDSLQLTANHKVATPANWKNGEDVVVSPAISTKDAVDMFDKGVKEVKPYLRMTPDPTA
- a CDS encoding thioredoxin family protein translates to MARTPSTMLPLGTKAPEFSLTDTVMDKTVNLHALKGDKGTVIMFICNHCPFVKHVNPEIVKVAENYQDRGIAFAAISSNDVENYPQDAPHLMKETAKQEGYPFPYLYDETQGTAKAFDAACTPDFYLFDSDLELVYRGQLDDSRPENGIPLTGNDLRNALDALLKGKTIDPDQKPSIGCNIKWKD
- a CDS encoding tRNA-binding protein, producing the protein MTDIIAWSDFAKVDIRIGTVVAIDDFPEARRPAYRLRVDFGDEIGIKKSSAQLTGRYRKEELLHRQVVAVVNFPKKQIANFMSECLILGAVEGDDVVLLRPEAPVANGLKIS
- a CDS encoding M14 family metallopeptidase, producing MKISLFATAFLFVQIGFAQDSLDLDYYLPQEVSYNQDIPTPKEIIGHEVGEWHITHDKLMFYMQTLADASDRINIENRGETFEGRPLLLLTITSPENLGNIDKIRKDHVALTEKGSADLNLDTMPVVVYQGFSIHGNEPSGSNAALAYAYYLAAAQRPDIETLLDDTVILLDPSFNPDGLQRFAYWANSNKSINLNPDSNDREFHEVWPRGRTNHYWFDMNRDWLPVQLPESRARIASFHKWMPNVLTDHHEMGTNSTFFFQPGVPSRVHPLTPDMNQELTAEIGTYHAAALDNIGSLYYSEENYDDFYYGKGSTFPDINGGVGILFEQGSSRGHLQESENGILSFPFTIRNQFVTALSTVKAAQAMREKMLDYQREFYTESSIESAIGRNKALVFGDSKDAAKAWHFADMLRRQHIKFHPLSDDVRLDGKDYKKGYGYVIPKNQKNYRLIKAMFEKRTSFTDSIFYDVSAWTLPLAFNLDYTEARSLSAADESVTGLAPLTGGLDARSNYAYLFEWNEYYSPKALNEITKKGIRAKVAKSPFNLEDKDYGYGTIMVPVQGQEMDPDELYQFLKEVAQESNIQITPVSTGLTQGIDLGSNDFNIIKKQKVALLVGSDVRSYDAGEIWHLFDTRYDMNITKIDTEYFDSVDLSQYTDFIVPSMGSGGLSKKQAEKLKKWVREGGTLIGYRDMAESFEKNGLMELKFKKDTLVATDISYGEKRDFKGAQVTGGAIFEADLDLSHPINYGYKNDKLPLFRNTNIYIEPDKDSYNNPIQYTENPLMSGYISEENLEMLKKSVPFQVQRMGKGRVIVFTDNTNFRAFWYGTNKLLMNAIFFGNMM
- a CDS encoding PUR family DNA/RNA-binding protein — translated: MEGKNSNDQEEIHSKVMRAGRRTYFFDVRSTKAGDYYLTITESKKFTHDDGSFHYKKHKIYLYKEDFEDFRKNAEEMMDFIIEEKGTEVISERHQKNFKKEEESESVQAKSTDSFTDVSFDDI
- a CDS encoding ABC transporter ATP-binding protein; translated protein: MKELQHLNKYFKKYWKKLLVGVFITIIARMLQLVMPSYVNKSITVVEQFLDAELAESEAKALLLKFILIIVGAALLSGFFTFLMRQTIINVSRYIEKDLKNEVFDHYQLLSLDFYKKNRTGDLMNRISEDVNQVRLYAGPALMYGINTITLFACIIPIMFFTAPTLAAYVLIPLPILSVLIYRISKIIHKRSTVVQQFLSTLSTYTQEVFSGVSVIKAYALEPQINSEVSELAIEGKDKSMDLAKVNAWFFPLMLLLIGISNLFVIYIGGKQFIDGEIDSVGVIAEFILYVNMLTWPVAMLGWLTSIVQRAEASQKRINEFLRQSPDIINTVHEATPVQGKIEFRNVTFTYSDTEITALRNISFTINAGETVAILGKTGSGKSTILDLVARLYDVSSGEILIDDIPIRELNIESLRRAVGAVPQEAFLFSDSIKNNIKFGKENATDEEVVQAAKEAVVHQNIIGFSKGYDTVLGERGITLSGGQKQRVSIARALLKDPQIYLFDDCLSAVDTETEEEILGNLKKASNDKTTLIVSHRVSSAKNADRVLVLKEGELLQQGTHEQLNTKEGYYKELYVTQLSENES
- the nusB gene encoding transcription antitermination factor NusB: MLTRRHIRIKVMQCIYALTQSKDESLQKQEKFLRYSIESMYSLYLLMLSLMIEMQQRAEKHLKLSSKKYLATASDTYPDQEKFVNNRLLLQLVNNEGLKAELKKRKLTNWSENDEYVRILFNEMVEHQLYADYMTSGKSSYEEDKNFIIALYRDIIAPNEKIYDYFEDDKLTWVDDIPIVNTFILKLFRKAKENRPPSFFLPRLLKDDADMDFAQKLLTKTLLNDAKWTKEIEGKTPNWDKDRIADMDSILLKMAICELLNFPTIPEKVTINEFLEIAKEYSTPKSSIFINGILDSLVREYKTEGKLNKIGRGLI
- a CDS encoding DUF1573 domain-containing protein — encoded protein: MKKTILFLSAISMMAFTSCKDNASNKVNSDNVAQASARDEAGKQVPVMQFEKVEHDFGTIEQGAAQETIFKFTNTGNAPLIITNASSSCGCTVPNPPKDPIAPGETGELLVKFNGSGQNQVSKTITVNANTESGTEMLRIKAFVNPKNAGPTS